The Halobacterium litoreum genome includes a region encoding these proteins:
- a CDS encoding UPF0146 family protein produces the protein MTLNAAKHKHPGVVKPPNVADVLAEYDELVEVGVGRRTGVARDLTERGCSVTATDVYEREVPEGVGFVVDDVTDPDAAVYEGADAVYALNCPPELHRPLRDVAERAGADCLFTTLGGDQPAVPVARVTVATGTVFVAETRN, from the coding sequence ATGACGTTAAACGCCGCGAAGCATAAACATCCCGGCGTGGTGAAACCGCCCAACGTCGCGGACGTGTTGGCCGAGTACGACGAGCTCGTGGAGGTGGGCGTGGGTCGGCGCACGGGGGTAGCCCGCGACCTCACGGAGCGCGGGTGTTCGGTGACGGCGACCGACGTGTACGAGCGCGAGGTGCCCGAGGGCGTGGGGTTCGTCGTGGACGACGTGACCGACCCCGACGCCGCGGTGTACGAGGGCGCGGACGCGGTGTACGCGCTGAACTGTCCGCCGGAACTCCACCGGCCGCTCCGCGACGTGGCCGAGCGCGCGGGCGCGGACTGCCTGTTCACGACGCTGGGCGGCGACCAGCCCGCGGTTCCGGTGGCGCGCGTGACCGTCGCGACGGGGACGGTGTTCGTCGCGGAGACGCGTAACTGA
- the hflX gene encoding GTPase HflX, protein MSRRGNTALVAKRSTDRPVDTTEIRALCESAGLDVVGERTQVRPRDPTYDFGEGAVAEMTERVEREDVDVLVVDDELDPGRAFHLEEAVSADVIDRTRLVLDIFAERAETKRARLEVRLAELKYELPRAEAKARRGESSGRRGFKSGGEEPQAAQMRADYKQRIKHLRDELDQLDDADGDLRDARRESGFDLVALAGYTNAGKSTLLRRLADDLSVEENAVQHDDLDDTAASRDRLFETLDTTTRRATVDDHRVLLTDTVGFVDDLPHWLVSSFRTTLAAAREADAVLLVIDATDDPEAIRAKVETSLAELDDRDGTLVPVLNKRDEAGALDSKRGVVADLAGDPVVTSATEGAGVDALRDRLGDALPERERVELTVPNSDAGNAFVSWCHDHGTVREIEYGDAISFAFEGRPEVVAKAEGRTADFGE, encoded by the coding sequence ATGTCACGACGCGGCAACACAGCACTCGTAGCGAAACGCAGCACAGACCGACCAGTAGACACGACCGAGATTCGCGCGCTCTGCGAGTCGGCCGGCCTCGACGTGGTCGGCGAGCGCACGCAGGTCCGGCCCCGCGACCCGACCTACGACTTCGGCGAGGGCGCGGTCGCCGAGATGACCGAGCGCGTCGAACGGGAGGACGTGGACGTGCTCGTCGTCGACGACGAACTCGACCCCGGTCGCGCGTTCCACCTCGAAGAAGCCGTGAGTGCCGACGTAATCGACCGGACGCGCCTCGTCCTCGACATCTTCGCGGAGCGCGCCGAGACGAAGCGCGCCCGCCTCGAAGTCCGCCTCGCCGAACTCAAGTACGAACTCCCGCGCGCCGAGGCGAAAGCCCGGCGGGGCGAGAGTTCGGGCCGCCGCGGGTTCAAGAGCGGCGGCGAGGAGCCACAGGCCGCCCAGATGCGCGCCGACTACAAGCAACGCATCAAGCACCTGCGGGACGAACTCGACCAGTTGGACGACGCCGACGGCGACCTGCGGGACGCGCGCCGCGAGTCCGGCTTCGATTTGGTGGCGCTCGCGGGCTACACGAACGCCGGGAAGTCGACGCTCCTGCGCCGCCTCGCGGACGACCTCTCGGTCGAGGAGAACGCCGTCCAGCACGACGACTTGGACGACACGGCGGCGTCCCGCGACCGCCTGTTCGAGACGCTGGACACGACGACGCGCCGGGCGACCGTCGACGACCACCGCGTGCTCCTCACGGACACGGTGGGGTTCGTCGACGACCTGCCGCACTGGCTCGTCTCCTCGTTCCGGACGACGCTCGCCGCCGCCCGCGAAGCCGACGCCGTTCTGCTCGTAATCGACGCGACCGACGACCCGGAGGCGATTCGCGCGAAGGTCGAGACGAGTCTGGCGGAATTGGACGACCGCGACGGCACGCTCGTCCCCGTCCTGAACAAGCGCGACGAGGCGGGCGCGCTCGACTCGAAACGGGGGGTCGTCGCTGACCTCGCGGGCGACCCCGTCGTCACGAGCGCCACCGAGGGCGCTGGCGTCGACGCGCTCCGGGACCGCCTCGGCGACGCGCTCCCCGAGCGCGAGCGCGTCGAACTCACGGTCCCGAACTCGGACGCCGGCAACGCCTTCGTCTCGTGGTGTCACGACCACGGCACCGTCCGCGAAATCGAGTACGGCGACGCCATCTCGTTCGCGTTCGAGGGGCGACCCGAGGTCGTCGCGAAAGCCGAGGGGCGCACCGCAGACTTCGGCGAGTAG
- a CDS encoding ribosome biogenesis/translation initiation ATPase RLI has translation MAEDSIAVVDLDRCQPDRCNYECSNYCPPNRTGKECITLRGEDAEDGDPDQVRISEEICLGETCGICVEKCPFDAIEIINLPQELEDEPTHRYGENAFSLYGLPVPESGKVTGLLGPNGIGKSTAVKILAGEITPNLGRHDDAPDWEEVIDEYRGTELQDYLAAVRDGDVNVARKPQYVDQIPDQFDGTTRELLERTDERGVLDDLVDRLSIRPVIDQSIDSLSGGELQRVALAATLARDADFYFVDELTPYLDIGQRVTAARIVRELAEEEDKAVLVVEHDLAVLDLLADSIHVAYGEPSVYGVVTPPKSVRNGINEYLRGYLDNENMRIRPEAIEFEEHAPRPASREETLVSYPDMAKSYGEGEFSLSVDGGDVHRNEVLGVVGPNGIGKSTFAKLLAGDIEADGVDLDLGMDIAYKPQYVEADQHMRVDAFLSSITDDFGSSYWKTEIGDPLQLDRIMEQNLTDLSGGERQRVAIAATLSKDADLYLLDEPSAHLDVEQRVLATRAIRRFAENRETTVMVIDHDIYMIDLLADRLMVFDGEPAEQGHASTPQEMRSGMNEFLANLDVTFRRDENLGRPRINKPDSQLDKQQKRDGEYYYTN, from the coding sequence ATGGCGGAGGACAGCATCGCGGTCGTCGACCTCGACAGGTGTCAGCCCGACCGCTGCAACTACGAGTGCTCGAACTACTGCCCGCCGAACCGAACGGGCAAGGAGTGCATCACGCTCCGCGGCGAGGACGCCGAGGACGGCGACCCCGACCAAGTGCGCATCAGCGAGGAGATTTGCCTCGGGGAGACCTGCGGGATTTGCGTCGAGAAGTGCCCCTTCGACGCCATCGAAATCATCAACCTCCCCCAGGAGTTGGAGGACGAACCCACCCACCGCTACGGCGAGAACGCGTTCTCGCTGTACGGCCTGCCGGTGCCCGAGTCCGGGAAGGTGACGGGCCTGCTCGGGCCGAACGGCATCGGTAAGTCGACCGCGGTGAAGATTCTCGCGGGCGAAATCACGCCGAACCTCGGGCGCCACGACGACGCGCCCGACTGGGAGGAGGTCATCGACGAGTACCGCGGGACGGAACTCCAGGACTACCTCGCGGCGGTCCGGGACGGCGACGTGAACGTCGCGCGCAAGCCCCAGTACGTCGACCAGATTCCCGACCAGTTCGACGGCACGACGCGGGAACTGCTCGAACGCACGGACGAGCGCGGCGTCCTCGACGACCTCGTGGACCGCCTCTCGATTCGGCCGGTCATCGACCAGTCCATCGACTCGCTGTCCGGCGGCGAACTCCAGCGCGTCGCGCTCGCCGCCACCTTGGCGCGGGACGCGGACTTCTACTTCGTGGACGAACTCACGCCGTACCTCGACATCGGCCAGCGCGTCACCGCGGCGCGCATCGTCCGCGAACTCGCCGAGGAGGAGGACAAGGCCGTGCTCGTCGTGGAACACGACCTCGCGGTCCTCGACCTGCTCGCGGACTCCATTCACGTCGCGTACGGTGAACCCTCGGTGTACGGCGTCGTCACGCCGCCGAAGAGCGTGCGCAACGGCATCAACGAGTACCTCCGCGGCTACCTCGACAACGAGAACATGCGCATCCGGCCGGAAGCCATCGAGTTCGAGGAGCACGCGCCCCGGCCGGCGAGCCGCGAGGAGACGCTCGTCTCCTACCCCGACATGGCCAAGTCCTACGGCGAGGGCGAGTTCTCGCTGTCCGTGGACGGCGGCGACGTCCACCGCAACGAGGTGCTGGGCGTCGTCGGGCCGAACGGCATCGGGAAGTCGACGTTCGCGAAACTGCTCGCGGGCGACATCGAGGCCGACGGCGTCGACCTCGACTTGGGGATGGACATCGCGTACAAGCCCCAGTACGTCGAGGCCGACCAGCACATGCGCGTCGACGCGTTCCTCTCCTCGATTACGGACGACTTCGGGTCGAGTTACTGGAAGACCGAAATCGGCGACCCGCTCCAACTCGACCGCATCATGGAGCAGAACCTCACGGACCTCTCCGGCGGGGAGCGCCAGCGCGTCGCCATCGCCGCGACGCTCTCGAAGGACGCCGACCTCTACCTGCTCGACGAGCCCTCGGCCCACCTCGACGTGGAACAGCGCGTCCTCGCGACGCGCGCCATCCGGCGGTTCGCGGAGAACCGCGAGACCACCGTGATGGTCATCGACCACGACATCTACATGATAGACCTGCTCGCGGACCGCCTGATGGTGTTCGACGGCGAACCCGCCGAACAGGGTCACGCGTCCACGCCACAGGAGATGCGCTCGGGCATGAACGAGTTCCTCGCGAACCTCGACGTTACCTTCCGCCGCGACGAGAACCTCGGGCGCCCGCGCATCAACAAGCCCGACAGCCAACTCGACAAACAACAGAAACGCGACGGCGAGTACTACTACACGAACTGA
- a CDS encoding MarR family transcriptional regulator — translation MMAGDDSVLEDLPPSAKLVFKVLEYDGPLTQKRIVEETMLSARTVRYALERLEDRGVVDEDIYFADARQSLYQLTCEKDDAGAEADAEAA, via the coding sequence ATGATGGCTGGAGACGACAGTGTGCTGGAGGACCTCCCGCCGAGCGCGAAGCTCGTCTTCAAGGTACTCGAGTACGACGGCCCCCTGACCCAGAAGCGAATCGTCGAGGAGACCATGCTCTCTGCGCGCACCGTCCGGTACGCGCTCGAACGACTGGAGGACCGCGGCGTCGTCGACGAGGACATCTACTTCGCCGACGCCCGGCAGAGCCTCTACCAGCTCACCTGCGAGAAAGACGACGCCGGCGCCGAGGCCGACGCCGAAGCAGCGTAA
- a CDS encoding DUF4397 domain-containing protein yields MQLSGTALAVALAGCAGNGGGDADTTTETTDGAGTTETTTTADGTTETTDGTTTSAGDGGYLRAVHASPNAPDVDVYVDDQLAFEGAPFGGVTPYASLSPGDHDVRITAAGDESTVVFDQTVPVAEGFQSAVAYGELQTGGGTTTADGTTTANGTTTEQMDGDTAFTVGLLEDQSEAPGADESVVRLFHASPDAPAVDVTVESSGSALFDGVAFGESSSYETVPAGSYTLEVRPDTEDNSGDVVTTFDVTVEGGTAYTAFAVGYLADQEPGFDLVTAVDGRTGESES; encoded by the coding sequence GTGCAACTCTCCGGAACAGCGCTCGCAGTCGCGCTCGCCGGTTGCGCGGGCAACGGCGGCGGGGACGCCGACACGACCACCGAGACGACCGACGGGGCGGGAACGACGGAGACCACGACGACCGCCGATGGAACCACCGAGACGACCGACGGGACGACGACGTCCGCGGGCGACGGCGGCTACCTGCGCGCGGTCCACGCGTCCCCGAACGCGCCGGACGTGGACGTCTACGTCGACGACCAGCTCGCGTTCGAGGGGGCGCCGTTCGGCGGCGTGACGCCGTACGCGTCACTGTCGCCGGGCGACCACGACGTGCGCATCACGGCCGCGGGCGACGAGAGCACCGTCGTCTTCGACCAGACCGTCCCGGTCGCCGAGGGGTTCCAGTCCGCCGTCGCGTACGGCGAACTCCAGACCGGCGGCGGGACGACCACGGCGGACGGGACGACGACCGCGAACGGCACCACCACCGAGCAGATGGACGGGGACACGGCGTTCACCGTCGGCCTGCTCGAAGACCAGTCCGAGGCGCCGGGCGCCGACGAGTCCGTGGTGCGGTTGTTCCACGCGTCGCCGGACGCGCCCGCGGTGGACGTGACCGTCGAGTCCAGCGGGTCGGCGCTGTTCGACGGCGTGGCGTTCGGTGAGTCGTCGTCCTACGAGACGGTGCCCGCGGGGTCGTACACGCTGGAGGTGCGCCCAGACACGGAGGACAACTCCGGGGACGTGGTGACCACCTTCGACGTGACCGTGGAGGGCGGCACCGCGTACACGGCGTTCGCGGTCGGCTACCTCGCCGACCAGGAGCCCGGATTCGACCTCGTGACCGCGGTTGACGGCCGGACTGGGGAGTCCGAGTCGTGA
- a CDS encoding EMC6-like membrane protein, with protein MTETVDRKASHRRSLKVTTIATLGGVAAAFASEVAVSNPSSRTGLLVMFGVVLVELAAMRLFGVDVTEFGMKDHFYVLFMTFALWFVTWGVLLSEGVSL; from the coding sequence ATGACAGAGACCGTGGACCGGAAGGCCTCCCACCGGCGGAGCCTGAAGGTGACCACCATCGCCACGCTCGGCGGCGTCGCTGCGGCCTTCGCCTCGGAGGTCGCGGTGTCCAATCCGTCGAGCAGAACCGGCCTGCTCGTGATGTTCGGCGTGGTGCTCGTCGAACTCGCCGCGATGCGGCTGTTCGGCGTCGACGTGACCGAGTTCGGGATGAAAGACCACTTCTACGTCCTGTTCATGACGTTCGCGCTCTGGTTCGTGACGTGGGGCGTGCTCCTGAGCGAAGGCGTCAGCCTGTAA
- a CDS encoding archaemetzincin family Zn-dependent metalloprotease, translating to MRVDIVPVGDVPAHVKREASSSLRSVYDCEVVVEAEQDVPTEAYDDARSQYRAAEFIDVATRVGSGDKTLAITPEDLYYRRRNYVFGLAYLDGRGCVVSTYRLQTSSDGGFSERPASDVFDDRVRKEVVHELGHTLGLEHCDNNRCAMNFSPTVREVDRKEQFLCGSCERTVF from the coding sequence ATGCGGGTAGATATCGTCCCCGTCGGCGACGTGCCCGCGCACGTCAAACGCGAGGCCTCGTCCAGCCTCCGGTCCGTCTACGACTGCGAAGTCGTCGTCGAGGCCGAACAGGACGTACCGACGGAGGCGTACGACGACGCGCGCAGCCAGTACCGCGCCGCCGAGTTCATCGACGTCGCGACGCGCGTCGGCTCCGGCGACAAGACCCTCGCCATCACCCCCGAAGACCTCTACTACCGCCGCCGCAACTACGTCTTCGGCCTCGCCTACCTCGACGGCCGCGGCTGCGTCGTCTCCACCTACCGACTCCAGACCTCCTCCGACGGCGGCTTCTCCGAACGCCCCGCCAGCGACGTCTTCGACGACCGCGTCCGGAAGGAAGTCGTCCACGAACTCGGCCACACCCTCGGCCTCGAACACTGCGACAACAACCGCTGTGCGATGAACTTCTCCCCCACGGTCCGCGAAGTCGACCGCAAAGAACAGTTCCTCTGTGGCAGCTGCGAACGGACGGTTTTCTAG
- a CDS encoding methyl-accepting chemotaxis protein — MSTTTGRGSATATDRLLPEDIAGEPDDAETLRRQRDFYKHLFESAVESFPHPVGVVDDGGVVTHWNPGLADLVQVPAEEAVGQTAYDVVGTEGEDEVLSERVARTGETVVEDQIRSGETPTGESWHVRGAAFPVEGPDGDVVGAFQVNTEVTEIVEKNRALSELQDRVTEEVATATESLRDALAETAENAAAIEATTDEQADEVASIRREFGTVCEESEAAAETARAVDARGDDIEDAMDDAEASVTAVVGSVESAADVAADVRERAEELDERADAITRVTETIEEVATQTNLLALNANIEAARASAGGNDGFEVVADEVKELATRAQEEAEKVTEEVAATRDTIDETVAGVEQLDDRLGAATDEARDLESTQAAIADDVRAATADVASVADAVTEQADRTRSLEGDIERLADRTRDVSGRVSDIAAATTEQTETVGELDETVKQVAREFEAYELGEE, encoded by the coding sequence ATGAGTACGACGACGGGGAGGGGGTCGGCGACGGCGACCGACCGCCTGCTTCCCGAGGACATCGCGGGCGAACCGGACGACGCCGAGACGCTGCGGCGGCAACGCGACTTCTACAAACACCTCTTCGAGTCGGCCGTCGAGTCGTTCCCGCACCCCGTCGGCGTGGTCGACGACGGCGGCGTCGTGACGCACTGGAATCCCGGCCTCGCGGACCTCGTACAGGTCCCCGCTGAGGAGGCCGTCGGGCAGACGGCCTACGACGTGGTCGGCACCGAGGGCGAGGACGAGGTGCTCTCCGAGCGCGTCGCGCGCACCGGCGAGACGGTCGTCGAGGACCAGATTCGCTCCGGGGAGACGCCGACCGGCGAGTCGTGGCACGTCCGCGGCGCGGCGTTCCCCGTCGAGGGGCCGGACGGCGACGTGGTCGGAGCGTTCCAGGTGAACACCGAGGTCACCGAAATCGTGGAGAAGAACCGCGCGCTCTCGGAGTTGCAGGACCGGGTCACCGAGGAGGTGGCGACGGCGACGGAGTCCCTGCGGGACGCGCTGGCCGAGACGGCCGAGAACGCGGCGGCCATCGAGGCGACGACCGACGAGCAGGCCGACGAGGTGGCGTCGATTCGCCGCGAGTTCGGGACGGTCTGCGAGGAGAGTGAGGCGGCGGCCGAGACCGCTCGCGCGGTGGACGCCCGCGGCGACGACATCGAGGACGCGATGGACGACGCGGAGGCGTCGGTGACGGCGGTCGTCGGGTCCGTCGAGTCGGCGGCAGACGTGGCGGCCGACGTGCGGGAGCGCGCCGAGGAGTTGGACGAGCGCGCGGACGCCATCACGCGGGTCACCGAGACCATCGAGGAGGTGGCGACGCAGACGAATCTGCTCGCGTTGAACGCGAACATCGAGGCGGCGCGCGCGAGCGCCGGCGGGAACGACGGCTTCGAGGTGGTCGCCGACGAGGTCAAGGAACTGGCGACCCGGGCACAGGAGGAAGCCGAGAAGGTCACCGAGGAGGTGGCGGCGACCCGGGACACCATCGACGAGACGGTGGCGGGCGTCGAGCAGTTGGACGACCGACTCGGCGCGGCGACCGACGAGGCGCGCGACCTCGAATCGACGCAGGCGGCCATCGCCGACGACGTGCGCGCGGCGACCGCCGACGTGGCGTCGGTCGCGGACGCCGTCACCGAGCAGGCCGACCGCACGCGCAGTCTCGAAGGCGACATCGAGCGGTTGGCCGACCGCACCCGCGACGTGTCCGGGCGCGTCAGCGACATCGCGGCGGCGACGACCGAACAGACCGAGACGGTCGGAGAACTCGACGAGACGGTCAAACAGGTCGCACGAGAGTTCGAGGCGTACGAACTCGGCGAGGAGTAG